The Ensifer canadensis genomic sequence TCGGCCGGCGCTTGTGATCGTCGACCAGCGCATCAACATGTTCTTCGGCAGCCGCCGCGCCATGAAGTCGGTTGCCGCGGCGGAAGTGGCCGCCCTCTGCGCCTGGCGCATCACGGCGCTTGGCGATCGGGTCGGCGGCTTTGTATTCGGAGATGAGACCGTCGACGAGATCAGGCCCTACCGCAGCCGCGAGGCCGTCATTCGGTTTGCCGACGTCATCGTTCGCCACAACATCGCACTCTCCGCAACCTCCAAGGTTGCAAGAGGCGACGAGCAACTGGACATCGTGCTTTCGGCCGTTGCCAACATCGCCAAACATGACCATCTGATCATCGTCATCAGCGATTTCGACGGCCACGGCCTGGAAACGCGCGACATGCTGCTCAAGCTCTCTGCCCATAATGACGTGATCGCCATCCTGATCTACGACCCCTTCATGCTGGAATTGCCGCGCAAGGGCGACATCGTCGTCAGCGGCGGCGCGCAACAGGCAGAGCTTCAATTCGGTCATGCAAACGTCCGCGAGGCGATCGACAGCTTCGCGCGCAAGCGCGGCCGCGCGCTTCAGGCATGGCAGGAGGACCTGGGGCTGCCGATGCTGCCGATTTCCTCGGCGGAAGAGATTGCACCGCAATTGCGCACCATGCTCGGCCAGTTGGCCTGGCGTCAGCGGAGACGGTAGCGATGGAAGGGACCACGCCAGCGGTCGATCCCGGCCTCGCTGCCGCGCTCCGCGGCCTTGCCGATATCGCCTTGCCACCGCCCGTCTCGATGCTGCCGCAGACCTGGGCCTGGGCGGTGCTCGCCGGACTTGTTCTACTGGCAATCGCCTTCGCGCTCCGGCGCTGGTATCGCCACCGCGAGCTCAATCGTTACCGCCGCGAGGCGCTTGGCGAGCTTCGCCAGATAGAACAGCGCATTGGTGCTGCTCAAACACGTGGCGATGCGCTCGCTGCCCTGCCCGCCCTTCTCAAGCGCACCGCGCTTGCGGTCTGGCCACGCGAGACGATCGCCAATCTGAGCGGCAAGGGCTGGACCGGCTTCCTCGACGCCCATTCCGGTGGCCCTGTCTTTCCCACAACCGCGGCGCATTTCTTCGAAGAGGCTGAGTACCGCGGGCCGGTGGTTTTGGCATCTGTTCCCGAGGCCGAAGCGAAAGCCCATGTTGCGGCGGCACGATATTGGATCGAGGCGCACCATGTACGTCCTTGATCATTCCTGGCTGCTCGTCCTGCTGCCACTTCCGGCCGTCATCTGGTGGCTGCTTCCGGCCTATCGCGAGCAATCGGCGGCGGTCCGGATCCCATTTTTCAAGGACATCACCGCAGCGGCGGGCATCGGCGCGACCGAAGGATCGGTCGTGCCCAAGTCGAACTTTGGGCAGAAGCTGATTGCGCCGATCTGCTGGGGCCTGATCGTACTGGCACTGGCGCGGCCGCAATATATCGAGCCGCCGATCGAAAAGACCGAACCGCAACGCGATCTCATGCTGGCAATCGACCTGTCGCAATCGATGGATACGCGCGACTTTCACGATCCGGCCGGCAATCTGCAGGCCCGGGTCGATGCCGTGCACACGGTCGTCGCCGATTTTATCGACAAGCGCCCCGAAGACCGTCTCGGCCTCATCGCCTTTGGCGATGCCCCCTACCCGCTCGTGCCGTTCACGCTCGACCACAAGACGGTCAAGGCGATGCTGGCCGACAGCCTGCCGGGAATGGCGGGTCCACGCACCGCGATCGGCGATGCGATCGGCCTTGCGATCAAGATGTTCGACCAAAGCACGGCACCGGACAAGGTGCTGATCCTACTGACCGATGGCAACGACACCGCGAGCAAGATGCCGCCCGACAAGGCCGCCGGCATTGCCGCCGAAAAACACATCGTCATCCACACGGTCGGCATCGGCGATCCCAATGCGCAAGGGGAACAGAAGCTCGACACGTCAGTCTTGCAACAGATCGCGACGGCGACGCATGGACGATATTTCTTCGGCCAGGACCAGGCCTCGCTGCAGAATATCTACGAGCTTCTCGATCAGTTGACGCCGGAAAACCAAAAGACCCTGTCCTGGCGGCCGCGCATCGAAGTGTTCCACTATCCGCTGGGCGCGGCGTTGATCCTCGTCCTCGCCTATCACGCGATCATGTGGCTGCTGTCGGCCCGCGCAGACCGGCGTCGCGAAAGGGAGGCGGGAGCATGATCACCGACTTCCATTTCCTCCGGCCGCTCTGGCTGCTGGCGCTGCTAGCCGCCCCCCTGCTTGTGATGTTGATCGGCCGGCGCACCGACGTGCGCTCGCAATGGCAGAACATGATCGCGCCGCATCTTCTCGACCACCTGCTGATCGAGAAAGGCGGAAGGCGATGGCTGCAACCGGTTCACCTGACGGCCGTGCTGATCGTGATTGCCGCGATCGCGGCGGCCGGACCGACATGGCAGCGTGAAAAGCCGCCCTTCGTCGAGGATACGGCGCCGCTGGCGATCGCGATCGACCTGACCGAAACGATGAATGCCACTGATGTCTCGCCGACGCGGCTCGAGCGAGCCAAGTTGAAGGTGCAGGATATCCTTTCTCTGCGAAAGGGCGCGCGTACTGCCCTGTTTGCCTATGCCGGCACAGCACACATGGTGCTGCCGCTCACCGACGATGCAAACCTCATAAAGACCTATCTGGCCGCCCTCTCGCCGAGCATCATGCCGGTAACCGGCCGAGACACCGGCAGGGCGCTGCAGGTCGCCGAGGATGCGCTTTCCAGCGAGACCGTACCGGGCACGATCCTGTTCATGACCGATGGCGTCGAGCGCACGGCATTCGACGCCTTTGCGCGATATCAGGGCCGCAACGACCTGATGGTGCTCGGCATCGGCACCGCCGATGGCGGCCCGGTGAAGACGGCCGATGGCCAGTTCCTCACCGACGCGACGGGCGCGCGGGTCCGTGCCAAACTCGACGTCGATGCGCTGAAGGCATTGCAAGCGGCGTCGAAAGCGCAGGTCGCGACGGTCACGCCCGACGACAGCGACGTGCGCTGGATCATCAGGCGGATCCAGAGCAGCTTCGCGCAAAAGACCGCCGAAGGCCTGACGCGCTGGTACGATGCCGGCTGGTGGCTGACCATCCCGATCGCACTCCTTGCCGCGTTGTGGTTCCGCCGCGGCTGGACAGTCCGTTGGGCGGTCTATCTGGTAGCCGTCGGCACGGTGCTGCCAGGGGTAAAGGCCGAGGCAGCCGATCGCAGCTTTGCCGATCTCTGGTTCACCCCGGACCAGCAGGGCCAGCGGGCCATCGATCGCGGCGATTTCCAGGGAGCGGCCGGCGATTTCCAGGACCCGGCCTGGCAGGGCGTCGCCCTCTTTCGTATCGGACGCTATCAGGATGCCATCGATGCCTTTGCGCAGGGCGATACGGCCGAAAGCTACTATAACCAAGGCAACGCCCTGATGCATCTCGACAAGGCCGAGGAGGCGATTGCCGCCTACCAGCAGGCGCTCAAACGCCGCCCGGACTGGCCCGAAGCCAGGCAGAACCTGGCAGTGGCCGAGAAACGCAAGGCAGACAATGACAAGCAGGATCAGGATGCCCAGCAGGAGGCGGCCGGGCTCGATCCGGATCAGATCCAGTTCGACGACAAGGGCAAGAAGGGCAAGGAGGGCACGGTGGCGGGAGCGCCGCAGACCGCTGAGATGTGGATGCGCAATATCCAGGTTTCCCCGGCCGATCTGCTGGCACGGAAATTCGCGATCGAAGCGAAGGATGCAGTGCCGTGAACCGACGTATCCAGCCCATTCTTCTTGCGCTCGCCGCCTTCTGGCTGTCGCTGGCGAACGTCGCGCTGGCAGCCGATCCATTCGCCCGCGCCACGCTCGCCACCAAGGGAACGATCTACGCCGGACAGCAGGTTGAGGTCGACGTCGACGTTTTCGCGCCGAACTACTTTCTGTCGCCGCCACAGTTTCCGCTGTTCGACCTTCCCGGCACCATCGTGACGATGCCAGACGATCGCGGCCTGAACCTCAACGAGACAATCGATGGCGTCGATTTCTCCGGTATCCGCAAGACCTACGTCATCACACCGCAGGCGGCGGGAGACTACACTTTACCGCCTGTCGATATCCCGTTCGGTTATGCGGCCGTTCCCGGCAAAACCACGCAAGGGCGAGTGAAATTGCCGACGCTGCGGCTGACAGTGACGGAGGTGCCCGGCGGCGCTGACGGCAAGGCCGGCGTCACCGCCGAGAAAGTGACGATCACGCAAGTCTTTGATCGTGATCCGGCAAGCCTGCGTGCCGGCGACGCTCTGGTTCGCACCGTTACCTTCGAAGCGGATGGACTGGCGGCGATGATGATCCCGGAGCCGTCCTTCGAAGCACCCGCGGGTGTCAAAGTCTATGTCCACGACCCCTTGCTCTCCGAGCATAGGTCGGATCGCGGCGTGTTCCTGGGCGGCGTCCGCAAGGACACGGCCACCTATGTCTTCGCGAAAGCCGGTACCTACACGATCCCCGCAATCAGCCTACAGTGGTTCAATCCGTCGCTCGGCAAGACGCAAACGGCCGAAGCGCCGTTGGCCAAGGTTTCGGTTGCGGCAGCACCTGCAGATGCGACCGCCCTTGCCCCGCCGCACCCGCCGCCTGAGAATGCGCCATTCGACTGGCAGTGGTGGGTCGGCGCAGGCCTGGTGGTGGTGGCACTGGCGCTCCTGATCCACTTTGCCGCCGTTATGGCCGGCCGTATCCAGGCATGGTTTGACGAAATACGGACGCGCAAGGCGCAGTCCGAGGCAACGGCTTTCCATCGCGTCGACGAGGGATGTCGCAGCGGCGACGCAGAGCGGTTCGAGGCGGCGATCGACGCATGGTCGCGCAAGACGGGGAATGTTCCAATGACCCAGTGGCTCGATCGCTTCGCCGACCCGGAGACAAGGGCCGCCTTCGCCAACCACCAGCAGTCGCTTTATCGAGACCAGCAGGACGCGGCGCAGAAGCCGAATCTCCTGCCGCTTAGAGCCGGCCTTGGCAAAGCCAGAAGCCGCTGGCTCGAGCAAATCTTCGACGACGAGCCGGTGCCGGCCAATGAACTCCCCGATCTCAACCCGGCGTTCGACGCCGATTTACCAACCAGTCGCTAGCGCTGCCGGACCGGGCG encodes the following:
- a CDS encoding BatD family protein, which produces MNRRIQPILLALAAFWLSLANVALAADPFARATLATKGTIYAGQQVEVDVDVFAPNYFLSPPQFPLFDLPGTIVTMPDDRGLNLNETIDGVDFSGIRKTYVITPQAAGDYTLPPVDIPFGYAAVPGKTTQGRVKLPTLRLTVTEVPGGADGKAGVTAEKVTITQVFDRDPASLRAGDALVRTVTFEADGLAAMMIPEPSFEAPAGVKVYVHDPLLSEHRSDRGVFLGGVRKDTATYVFAKAGTYTIPAISLQWFNPSLGKTQTAEAPLAKVSVAAAPADATALAPPHPPPENAPFDWQWWVGAGLVVVALALLIHFAAVMAGRIQAWFDEIRTRKAQSEATAFHRVDEGCRSGDAERFEAAIDAWSRKTGNVPMTQWLDRFADPETRAAFANHQQSLYRDQQDAAQKPNLLPLRAGLGKARSRWLEQIFDDEPVPANELPDLNPAFDADLPTSR
- a CDS encoding DUF4381 domain-containing protein, with the translated sequence MEGTTPAVDPGLAAALRGLADIALPPPVSMLPQTWAWAVLAGLVLLAIAFALRRWYRHRELNRYRREALGELRQIEQRIGAAQTRGDALAALPALLKRTALAVWPRETIANLSGKGWTGFLDAHSGGPVFPTTAAHFFEEAEYRGPVVLASVPEAEAKAHVAAARYWIEAHHVRP
- a CDS encoding vWA domain-containing protein, which translates into the protein MITDFHFLRPLWLLALLAAPLLVMLIGRRTDVRSQWQNMIAPHLLDHLLIEKGGRRWLQPVHLTAVLIVIAAIAAAGPTWQREKPPFVEDTAPLAIAIDLTETMNATDVSPTRLERAKLKVQDILSLRKGARTALFAYAGTAHMVLPLTDDANLIKTYLAALSPSIMPVTGRDTGRALQVAEDALSSETVPGTILFMTDGVERTAFDAFARYQGRNDLMVLGIGTADGGPVKTADGQFLTDATGARVRAKLDVDALKALQAASKAQVATVTPDDSDVRWIIRRIQSSFAQKTAEGLTRWYDAGWWLTIPIALLAALWFRRGWTVRWAVYLVAVGTVLPGVKAEAADRSFADLWFTPDQQGQRAIDRGDFQGAAGDFQDPAWQGVALFRIGRYQDAIDAFAQGDTAESYYNQGNALMHLDKAEEAIAAYQQALKRRPDWPEARQNLAVAEKRKADNDKQDQDAQQEAAGLDPDQIQFDDKGKKGKEGTVAGAPQTAEMWMRNIQVSPADLLARKFAIEAKDAVP
- a CDS encoding vWA domain-containing protein gives rise to the protein MYVLDHSWLLVLLPLPAVIWWLLPAYREQSAAVRIPFFKDITAAAGIGATEGSVVPKSNFGQKLIAPICWGLIVLALARPQYIEPPIEKTEPQRDLMLAIDLSQSMDTRDFHDPAGNLQARVDAVHTVVADFIDKRPEDRLGLIAFGDAPYPLVPFTLDHKTVKAMLADSLPGMAGPRTAIGDAIGLAIKMFDQSTAPDKVLILLTDGNDTASKMPPDKAAGIAAEKHIVIHTVGIGDPNAQGEQKLDTSVLQQIATATHGRYFFGQDQASLQNIYELLDQLTPENQKTLSWRPRIEVFHYPLGAALILVLAYHAIMWLLSARADRRREREAGA
- a CDS encoding DUF58 domain-containing protein: MAISLSAFARSKGIAHPPKVEASGAYTSVDELVGLEATARDLTFLRKAPVRRLLAGRHESRMRGRGLSFEELREYLPGDDIRTIDWRVTARTGKPVVRVYDEEKDRPALVIVDQRINMFFGSRRAMKSVAAAEVAALCAWRITALGDRVGGFVFGDETVDEIRPYRSREAVIRFADVIVRHNIALSATSKVARGDEQLDIVLSAVANIAKHDHLIIVISDFDGHGLETRDMLLKLSAHNDVIAILIYDPFMLELPRKGDIVVSGGAQQAELQFGHANVREAIDSFARKRGRALQAWQEDLGLPMLPISSAEEIAPQLRTMLGQLAWRQRRR